The following proteins are encoded in a genomic region of Burkholderia pyrrocinia:
- a CDS encoding dienelactone hydrolase family protein gives MAFSKVLVGWMAACALSAAQAGTLPNANTGAVTASGSLAHAERFDYGDSNLPQVAANLNEQILRIPADASGSVMLEATLFKPDGPGPFPLVVFNHGKNTGDLHLQPRSRPLAFAREFVRRGYAVIAPNRQGFAGSGGTYQQEGCDVGKNGLAQAADVDATVRYMSRQSYVDASHIVVAGTSHGGLVSVAYGTEAAPGVRGIINFSGGLRQDLCDGWQRNLVDAFDRYGAHTAVRSLWLYGDNDSVWTPGLVAQMHDAYVSHGTQAQFIDFGRYKDDAHRLIVDRDGVPVWWPAVNAFLAQLNLPTSVRYAVANPHEPKATGYASIDAVNAVPYVDEAGREGYRRFLNQHPSRAFAVSSEGAWSWAEGGDDPMALALDNCAKQDAGACRLYAVNDRVVWNANTTQTADNGDGNPRDTDTRALASR, from the coding sequence ATGGCGTTCAGCAAGGTATTGGTGGGATGGATGGCGGCCTGTGCGCTGTCGGCCGCTCAGGCCGGTACGCTGCCGAACGCGAATACGGGTGCCGTCACGGCAAGCGGCTCGCTCGCCCACGCCGAGCGCTTCGATTACGGCGACTCGAACCTGCCGCAGGTCGCAGCCAACCTCAACGAGCAGATCCTCCGCATTCCGGCCGATGCTTCGGGCTCCGTCATGCTCGAGGCGACGCTCTTCAAGCCGGACGGCCCCGGTCCGTTCCCGCTCGTCGTCTTCAACCACGGCAAGAACACCGGCGATCTCCATCTGCAGCCGCGCAGCCGACCGCTCGCGTTCGCGCGCGAATTCGTGCGCCGCGGCTATGCGGTGATCGCGCCGAACCGCCAGGGCTTCGCAGGCTCGGGCGGCACGTACCAGCAGGAAGGCTGCGACGTCGGCAAGAACGGCCTCGCACAGGCGGCCGACGTCGATGCGACGGTTCGTTACATGTCGCGCCAGTCCTACGTCGATGCTTCGCACATCGTCGTCGCGGGCACGTCGCACGGCGGCCTCGTGTCGGTCGCGTATGGCACCGAAGCCGCACCGGGCGTGCGCGGCATCATCAACTTCTCCGGCGGGCTGCGCCAGGATCTGTGCGACGGCTGGCAGCGCAACCTCGTCGACGCGTTCGACCGGTACGGCGCGCACACGGCCGTGCGGTCGCTGTGGCTGTACGGCGACAACGATTCGGTGTGGACGCCCGGGCTCGTCGCGCAGATGCACGACGCGTACGTGTCGCACGGCACGCAGGCCCAGTTCATCGATTTCGGCCGCTACAAGGACGATGCGCACCGGCTGATCGTCGATCGCGACGGCGTGCCCGTGTGGTGGCCGGCCGTCAACGCATTCCTCGCTCAACTGAACCTGCCGACCTCGGTGCGCTATGCGGTCGCGAACCCGCACGAGCCGAAGGCGACCGGCTATGCGTCCATCGATGCAGTCAACGCGGTGCCGTATGTCGACGAAGCCGGCCGCGAAGGCTATCGCCGCTTCCTGAACCAGCATCCGAGCCGCGCATTCGCGGTGTCCTCGGAAGGCGCGTGGTCGTGGGCCGAAGGCGGCGACGACCCGATGGCGCTCGCGCTCGACAACTGCGCGAAGCAGGACGCGGGCGCGTGCCGGCTGTATGCGGTCAACGACCGCGTCGTGTGGAACGCGAACACGACGCAGACGGCCGACAACGGCGACGGCAACCCGCGCGATACCGATACGCGCGCGCTGGCTTCGCGCTGA
- the bioA gene encoding adenosylmethionine--8-amino-7-oxononanoate transaminase yields MSTPATDDWVARSLRAVWHPCTQMKHHERLPLVPVARGAGVWLYDRDGRRYFDAISSWWVNLFGHANPDINAALKDQLDTLEHAMLAGCTHEPAIELAERLHALTARTLGHAFFASDGASAVEIALKMSFHAWRNRGRAGKQEFVCVANSYHGETIGALGVTDVALFKDAYDPLIRHAHVVASPDARGALPGETAADVAGRALADVRRLFVERGDRIAALIVEPLVQCAAGMAMHDPSYVRGLRALCDEFGVHLIADEIAVGCGRTGTFFACEQAGIWPDFLCLSKGISGGYLPLSLVLTRDDVFAAFYDDDTTRGFLHSHSYTGNPLACRAAVATLDLFARDDVLAENARKSATMRTALAPLDAHPQVRHLRERGTLFAFDVTLDGEAARGFSRRFFERALERELLLRPIGTTVYLMPPYVMNDDDIAWLAQRTRDTLDATLAEIAQ; encoded by the coding sequence TTGAGTACGCCAGCCACCGACGACTGGGTCGCGCGCAGCCTGCGCGCGGTCTGGCATCCCTGCACCCAGATGAAGCATCACGAGCGCCTGCCGCTCGTCCCCGTCGCGCGCGGCGCAGGCGTATGGCTGTACGACCGCGACGGCCGCCGCTACTTCGACGCGATCAGCTCGTGGTGGGTCAACCTGTTCGGCCATGCGAACCCGGACATCAACGCGGCGCTGAAGGACCAGCTCGACACGCTCGAGCACGCGATGCTCGCCGGCTGCACGCACGAGCCCGCGATCGAGCTCGCCGAGCGGCTGCACGCGCTCACCGCGCGCACGCTCGGCCATGCGTTCTTCGCGTCGGACGGCGCGTCGGCCGTCGAGATCGCGCTGAAGATGAGCTTCCACGCGTGGCGCAACCGCGGCCGCGCGGGCAAGCAGGAATTCGTCTGCGTCGCGAACAGCTATCACGGCGAGACGATCGGCGCGCTCGGCGTGACCGACGTCGCGCTGTTCAAGGACGCGTACGACCCGCTGATCCGCCATGCGCATGTGGTCGCGTCGCCCGACGCGCGCGGCGCGCTGCCGGGCGAGACGGCCGCCGATGTCGCGGGCCGCGCGCTCGCGGACGTGCGGCGCCTGTTCGTCGAACGCGGCGACCGGATCGCCGCGCTGATCGTCGAGCCGCTGGTGCAGTGCGCGGCCGGCATGGCGATGCACGATCCGTCGTACGTGCGCGGGCTGCGCGCGCTGTGCGACGAATTCGGCGTGCACCTGATCGCCGACGAGATCGCGGTCGGCTGCGGCCGCACGGGCACCTTCTTCGCGTGCGAGCAGGCCGGCATATGGCCCGATTTCCTGTGCCTGTCGAAAGGCATCAGCGGCGGCTACCTGCCGCTGTCGCTCGTGCTCACGCGCGACGACGTGTTCGCGGCGTTCTACGACGACGACACGACGCGCGGCTTCCTGCACTCGCATTCGTACACGGGCAACCCGCTCGCGTGCCGCGCGGCGGTCGCGACGCTCGACCTGTTCGCACGCGACGACGTGCTCGCGGAAAACGCCCGCAAGTCGGCAACGATGCGCACCGCGCTCGCGCCGCTCGACGCGCACCCGCAGGTGCGCCACCTGCGCGAGCGCGGCACGCTGTTCGCATTCGACGTCACGCTCGACGGCGAGGCGGCGCGCGGCTTCTCGCGGCGCTTCTTCGAACGCGCGCTGGAACGCGAGCTGCTGCTGCGCCCGATCGGCACGACGGTGTACCTGATGCCGCCGTACGTGATGAACGACGACGACATCGCGTGGCTCGCGCAGCGCACGCGCGACACGCTTGACGCCACGCTCGCGGAGATCGCGCAATGA
- the bioF gene encoding 8-amino-7-oxononanoate synthase → MPLLDTLQRGLADLDAQGLRRVRRIADTACDARMTVNGREIVGFASNDYLGLAAHPALVAAFGEGARRYGSGSGGSHLLGGHSRAHATLEDELAGFAGGFCDAPRALYFSTGYMANLAAMTALTGKGATIFSDALNHASLIDGMRLSRANVQVYPHADTAALAALLEASDAETKLIVSDTVFSMDGDLAPLAELVVLAERHGAWLVVDDAHGFGVLGPQGRGALAAAALRSPHLVYVGTLGKAAGVAGAFVIAHETVIEWLIQRARSYIFTTAAPPAVAHAVSASLKVIAGDEGDARRAHLAALIERTRALLRNTRWQPVDSHTAVQPLVIGSNDATLAAMRALDAHGLWVPAIRPPTVPAGTSRLRVSLSAAHSFDDLARLEAALIEASENAA, encoded by the coding sequence ATACCCCTGCTCGACACCCTGCAGCGCGGCCTCGCCGATCTCGACGCGCAAGGGCTGCGCCGCGTGCGCCGCATTGCCGACACCGCGTGCGACGCGCGCATGACCGTCAACGGCCGCGAGATCGTCGGCTTCGCGAGCAACGACTACCTCGGCCTCGCCGCGCATCCGGCGCTCGTCGCCGCGTTCGGCGAAGGCGCGCGGCGCTACGGCTCCGGCAGCGGCGGCTCGCACCTGCTCGGCGGCCATTCGCGCGCGCACGCGACGCTCGAGGACGAACTCGCGGGCTTCGCCGGCGGCTTCTGCGACGCGCCGCGCGCGCTGTACTTCAGCACCGGCTACATGGCGAACCTCGCGGCAATGACGGCCCTCACCGGCAAAGGCGCGACGATCTTCTCCGACGCGCTGAACCACGCATCGCTGATCGACGGCATGCGGCTGTCGCGCGCGAACGTGCAGGTGTATCCGCATGCGGACACGGCCGCGCTCGCTGCACTGCTCGAAGCATCGGATGCCGAAACGAAGCTGATCGTCAGCGACACCGTGTTCAGCATGGACGGCGACCTCGCGCCGCTCGCCGAACTCGTCGTGCTGGCCGAACGCCACGGCGCGTGGCTGGTCGTCGACGATGCGCATGGCTTCGGCGTGCTCGGCCCGCAGGGCCGCGGCGCGCTCGCGGCCGCCGCGCTGCGCTCGCCGCATCTCGTGTATGTCGGCACGCTCGGCAAGGCGGCCGGTGTCGCGGGCGCGTTCGTGATCGCGCACGAGACGGTGATCGAATGGCTGATCCAGCGCGCGCGCAGCTATATCTTCACGACGGCCGCGCCGCCGGCCGTCGCGCATGCGGTATCGGCCAGCCTGAAGGTGATCGCGGGCGACGAAGGCGACGCGCGACGCGCGCACCTCGCCGCGCTGATCGAGCGCACGCGCGCGCTGCTGCGCAACACGCGCTGGCAGCCGGTCGATTCGCACACGGCCGTGCAGCCGCTCGTGATCGGCAGTAACGACGCGACGCTCGCGGCGATGCGCGCGCTCGACGCGCACGGCCTGTGGGTGCCCGCGATCCGGCCGCCGACGGTGCCGGCCGGCACGTCGCGGCTGCGCGTGTCGCTGTCGGCCGCGCATTCGTTCGACG